In Flavobacterium sp. GSB-24, the genomic window TCTAATTTAGCTCTTACAAAGTCATAAAACTCTTCTTGTGCACGTGCTTTTTTTATTAAAAAGTTAATGGCTTCGCTTTTACTGCTAAACTCTTCTGTATCAACCTGATTTTTTAACCATTCTTCATTAGGAGCAGTTAATGATATACTTTGTCGTGTCATAATGATAAAAATTGATTTGGTGTAAATTTACACCAAAACTTTGAAAATAGAAAAAGATTTGGTAAAAAACTTAAATACAAAAACCGCCTTAGCTTTTACTTGCAAAAAAGATGTCAACTCCATATACGATAATTGCCTCAAATTAAAAAGAGGCTCCCCAAAGCCTCTTTTATATTAATAATTCCTAATTTTATTGTCATCAACATTTTGGATACACTATAAGATCTCCATTGGCTATCCATAATTTTACTTTTAGGGTATTAATAGTGAATTAGTAGAATAAAATGCGTAAGTTTTAGTTTATGACAACTATCACTTGTATTTAATGTTAATGCTTATAATATCCGAAGTCATATTAGTAGTTCTAGTATAATGCCCGTAACGGAGTTCTAATGTATTCCAGTGTTTAAGTCCAAAAATTCCGTTTAGAGGCGTAAATTTCATTCCCATTCCAAAGAAACTACTGTTAAACTTAGATAAATCATAATTGCTGGTGTAATATTCATCAGCTGCAGTATGTTCTCCGTATGGTTTAAAATATTTAGTTCCTGTTTGTGTATAATATCTATAAAAAGGACTGACTGAAAAAGCCTGGGTTAATTTCACAGGAATTTCAATATCGGCAGTATGCGCTTTTAAGCTCCAATCGTCAGTATAATATCTGTAATAAGCACGAATAATTATATTGTCTCCCAAGAAATAACTGGCTCTGATTCCCAATGGAATTTTGAATCTGGTATCCGGCATTTTTTCCTGATGCACCGAGCCATCTGCAAAATAAACTCTATGAAAAGGAAGGCTTAAGTATCCATTTTGGCTGATTACATCTCCTACAAGCATTACCTGCAGGTTCTTGTTTACAACCTGCGAGTAGCTTAAAGTTCCTGCAAAAGTATTACGGTTGGCGCTGCCATAGCCTTCCTGGCCTGGAGGGCGGAGCTCGACTGGTTCAATTAATTTTAACTGATCTATAAAGGTCTGAAATTTAGCTGTAAATTCTCCGTTTCTGTCTTTTGTTTTTTGTGAGAAGCTGATGTTTCCTCCAAAGGACTGGTAGTCAAACTCCGTTGATGATGAAACACCAATTCCCAATGTTCTTCCTTTTTCTTCATTCTCTCTCAAATAAGTCAAAGAAGGATAGAAGCGGTTGTCTGAAGAAGATGCAGATGAATTGGCACTCAAATCAATCATATCTGATGATGCTGAGGTATAGTGATCTATACCAGCTTCGATGTCAAAAGTGTGCTTAATTCCAGTTTCTCCGTATTTTACTAATTTTACATCAATAGTATTTGCTATATCTGTAAG contains:
- a CDS encoding CopG family transcriptional regulator, with the protein product MTRQSISLTAPNEEWLKNQVDTEEFSSKSEAINFLIKKARAQEEFYDFVRAKLDKGEKSGFVKKQTKEEMLAEFKKDLGDV
- a CDS encoding DUF3570 domain-containing protein: MKRIFITGFALLALFQVKAQNVPTDSISYKSKKLKLEEVNLVSSYYKQDGDNSAVTGGIGSEHLTDIANTIDVKLVKYGETGIKHTFDIEAGIDHYTSASSDMIDLSANSSASSSDNRFYPSLTYLRENEEKGRTLGIGVSSSTEFDYQSFGGNISFSQKTKDRNGEFTAKFQTFIDQLKLIEPVELRPPGQEGYGSANRNTFAGTLSYSQVVNKNLQVMLVGDVISQNGYLSLPFHRVYFADGSVHQEKMPDTRFKIPLGIRASYFLGDNIIIRAYYRYYTDDWSLKAHTADIEIPVKLTQAFSVSPFYRYYTQTGTKYFKPYGEHTAADEYYTSNYDLSKFNSSFFGMGMKFTPLNGIFGLKHWNTLELRYGHYTRTTNMTSDIISINIKYK